From the genome of Streptomyces sp. NBC_01317, one region includes:
- a CDS encoding coenzyme F420-0:L-glutamate ligase codes for MTSFRVRALPGLPEVRPGDDLAKLIASTEPGLADGDILLVTSKIVSKAEGRIMEAADREAAIDAETVRVVARRGPLRIVENRQGLVMAAAGVDASNTAPGTVLLLPEDSDASARTIRAGLRDTLGVDVGVLVTDTFGRPWRNGLTDVAIGAAGVRVLDDLRGGTDAHGNPLSATVVALADELAAAGDLVKGKAEGLPVAVVSGLPHLVGDTDPSSAEGARAMVRVAADDMFRLGTSEAVREAVTQRRTVREFTDEPVDPGAVRRAVAAAVTAPAPHHTTPWRFVLLESAESRLRLLDAMRDAWIADLRGDAKSPESIAKRVRRGDFLRTAPYLVVPCLVMDGAHTYGDARRDAAEREMFVVAAGAGVQNFLVALAGERLGSAWVSSTMFCREVVRDVLGLPPGWDPMGAVAVGHAAAPPKARPAREAGAFIEVR; via the coding sequence ATGACGTCGTTCCGCGTACGGGCCCTGCCGGGGCTGCCGGAGGTCCGCCCCGGCGACGACCTCGCGAAGCTGATCGCGTCCACCGAACCGGGGCTGGCCGACGGTGACATCCTCCTGGTCACCTCGAAGATCGTCTCCAAGGCCGAGGGCCGGATCATGGAGGCGGCGGACCGCGAGGCGGCGATAGACGCGGAGACGGTACGGGTGGTGGCGCGGCGCGGTCCGCTGCGCATCGTCGAGAACCGGCAGGGGCTGGTGATGGCGGCGGCCGGGGTCGACGCCTCGAACACCGCGCCCGGGACGGTCCTGCTGCTGCCGGAGGACTCGGACGCGTCGGCGCGGACGATAAGGGCCGGGCTGCGGGACACACTCGGGGTGGACGTCGGGGTGCTCGTCACGGACACGTTCGGGCGGCCCTGGCGCAACGGGCTGACGGATGTGGCGATCGGCGCGGCGGGCGTACGGGTCCTGGACGACCTGCGCGGCGGGACGGACGCGCACGGCAACCCGCTGAGCGCGACGGTGGTGGCGCTGGCGGACGAACTGGCCGCGGCCGGCGACCTGGTGAAGGGCAAGGCCGAAGGGCTGCCGGTGGCGGTGGTGAGCGGTCTGCCGCACCTGGTCGGTGACACGGACCCGTCCTCGGCGGAGGGCGCTCGGGCGATGGTGCGCGTGGCGGCGGACGACATGTTCCGGCTGGGCACGTCGGAGGCCGTACGGGAAGCGGTGACGCAGCGGCGTACGGTACGGGAGTTCACGGACGAGCCCGTCGACCCGGGCGCGGTCCGCCGCGCGGTGGCGGCGGCGGTCACGGCGCCCGCGCCGCACCACACGACACCGTGGCGCTTCGTCCTCCTGGAGTCCGCCGAGTCGCGGCTGCGGCTCCTGGACGCGATGCGGGACGCGTGGATCGCGGACCTGCGCGGCGACGCCAAGTCCCCGGAGTCCATCGCGAAGCGCGTGCGGCGCGGCGACTTCCTCCGTACCGCGCCGTATCTGGTCGTGCCCTGCCTGGTGATGGACGGCGCGCACACCTACGGCGACGCGCGGCGGGACGCGGCGGAGCGCGAGATGTTCGTGGTCGCGGCGGGCGCGGGGGTCCAGAACTTCCTGGTGGCCCTGGCGGGCGAGCGTCTGGGCTCGGCGTGGGTCTCGTCGACGATGTTCTGCCGGGAGGTGGTCCGGGACGTCCTCGGCCTGCCGCCGGGCTGGGACCCGATGGGCGCGGTGGCGGTGGGCCATGCGGCGGCGCCGCCGAAGGCCCGTCCGGCGCGGGAGGCGGGGGCGTTCATCGAGGTGCGCTGA
- the cofD gene encoding 2-phospho-L-lactate transferase, giving the protein MRIVVLAGGIGGARFLRGLKQAAPDADVTVIGNTGDDIHLFGLKVCPDLDTVMYTLGGGIDEEQGWGRTDESFQVKAELAAYGVGPEWFGLGDRDFATHIVRTQMLGAGYPLSTVTEALCARWQPGVRLLPMSDDRVETHVAVEVDGERKAVHFQEYWVKMRASVDALAVVPVGADQAKPAPGVLEAIAAADVILFPPSNPVVSIGTILAVPGIREAIADAGVPVVGLSPIVGDAPVRGMADKVLAAIGVESTATAVAEHYGSGLLDGWLVDTVDAAAVAGIEGAGIRARAIPLMMTDVDATAAMAREALALAEEVRA; this is encoded by the coding sequence ATGCGCATTGTGGTTCTGGCCGGCGGCATCGGCGGCGCCCGTTTCCTTCGCGGCCTCAAGCAGGCCGCGCCCGACGCGGACGTGACGGTGATCGGCAACACCGGTGACGACATCCATCTGTTCGGGCTGAAGGTCTGCCCCGACCTCGACACGGTGATGTACACCCTCGGCGGTGGCATCGATGAAGAGCAGGGCTGGGGGCGTACGGACGAGTCCTTCCAGGTCAAGGCGGAACTCGCGGCGTACGGGGTGGGACCGGAGTGGTTCGGCCTCGGCGACCGCGACTTCGCCACCCACATCGTCCGTACGCAGATGCTGGGCGCGGGCTATCCGCTCAGCACCGTCACCGAGGCGCTGTGTGCCCGCTGGCAGCCCGGCGTCCGGCTGCTGCCGATGTCGGACGACCGGGTCGAGACGCATGTGGCCGTCGAGGTCGACGGCGAGCGCAAGGCCGTGCACTTCCAGGAGTACTGGGTGAAGATGCGCGCGTCCGTGGACGCGCTCGCGGTTGTCCCGGTCGGCGCGGACCAGGCCAAGCCGGCGCCGGGTGTCCTGGAGGCCATCGCCGCCGCCGACGTCATCCTGTTCCCGCCGTCCAACCCCGTGGTCAGCATCGGCACGATCCTGGCCGTCCCCGGCATCCGGGAGGCCATCGCCGACGCGGGGGTGCCGGTGGTCGGCCTCTCGCCCATCGTCGGGGACGCGCCCGTGCGCGGCATGGCCGACAAGGTGCTCGCGGCGATCGGTGTCGAGTCGACGGCCACGGCGGTCGCCGAGCACTACGGCTCGGGGCTGCTCGACGGCTGGCTCGTGGACACCGTGGACGCGGCGGCGGTGGCTGGCATCGAGGGCGCGGGCATCCGGGCCCGCGCGATCCCGCTGATGATGACGGACGTGGACGCGACCGCCGCGATGGCGCGTGAGGCGCTGGCGCTCGCCGAAGAGGTGCGGGCATGA
- a CDS encoding cysteine dioxygenase, producing the protein MNSDSDIQIAGDLLEVLHLLRPPREHPVTVAEFAGLARTLAADRAQWAPLVRYDATTRWYHRLRTGPGYEVWLLSWVPGQGSGPHDHGRSSGVLTVLEGELTERTKSGARTLAPGAQRVFAPGYVHDVVNDTIGPAVSLHIYFPGLTEMPMHAASCAPHAEATVPA; encoded by the coding sequence ATGAACAGCGACAGCGACATCCAGATCGCCGGCGACCTCCTTGAGGTCCTGCACCTGCTCCGGCCCCCGCGTGAGCACCCCGTCACGGTGGCGGAGTTCGCCGGGCTCGCCCGTACGCTCGCGGCCGACCGCGCGCAGTGGGCCCCGCTCGTCCGGTACGACGCCACCACCCGCTGGTACCACCGGCTGCGCACCGGCCCCGGGTACGAGGTGTGGCTGCTCTCCTGGGTGCCGGGACAGGGCAGCGGCCCGCACGACCACGGCCGGTCCTCCGGCGTCCTGACCGTGCTGGAGGGCGAGCTGACCGAACGTACGAAAAGCGGCGCCCGTACCCTCGCGCCCGGCGCGCAACGGGTCTTCGCGCCGGGGTACGTCCACGACGTCGTCAACGACACGATCGGCCCCGCCGTGAGCCTGCACATCTACTTCCCCGGCCTGACGGAGATGCCGATGCACGCGGCGAGCTGCGCGCCGCACGCGGAGGCGACCGTACCCGCGTAG
- a CDS encoding WhiB family transcriptional regulator — MTELFQQLLVEDADEELGWQERALCAQTDPESFFPEKGGSTREAKKVCLACEVRSECLEYALANDERFGIWGGLSERERRRLKKAAI; from the coding sequence ATGACCGAGCTGTTCCAGCAACTGCTGGTCGAGGACGCGGACGAGGAACTCGGCTGGCAGGAGCGCGCCTTGTGCGCCCAGACCGACCCCGAGTCCTTCTTCCCGGAGAAGGGCGGTTCCACCCGCGAGGCCAAGAAGGTCTGCCTCGCCTGTGAAGTCCGTTCAGAATGCCTTGAATACGCCCTGGCCAACGACGAGAGATTCGGTATCTGGGGCGGCCTGTCGGAACGTGAGCGTCGGCGATTGAAGAAAGCCGCGATCTGA
- a CDS encoding glycosyltransferase has protein sequence MSPTNAAFVPATAPEFPRHVVTAVLVAHDGARWLPDALAGLLGQERPVQNVMAADTGSADDSAQLLTESLGDDRVLHLARRSGFGTAVEEAVHAAGTLTPDDLPYLKRPSGWDPETRTWRDDTYDLPELPHGEPVQWLWLLHDDCAPDPGALAELLRVADSDQYAAIVGPKLRGWYDRKQLLEVGVSIANSGRRWTGLDRREQDQGQHDQVRTVLSVSSAGMLIRRDVWDELGGFDRALPLMRDDVDLCWRAHAAGHRVLVAPDAVMRHAEAAARERRTVDCAGRSVVNPHRVDKAGAVYTMLVNARAAVLPFVFFRLVLGTLLRTVAYLVGKVPGQAVDEVMGLFGTLLRPGRILSARRARGKGVTEASELRPLFPPPGATIRATVEQIAGSLGRDTDTDAGGSRHGVVESGPGGEDADFMEVEQFARLKKLAHKPGPVLFAILLLVSLVACRSLLGGGALAGGALLPAPGDVSDLWSRYADGWHPVGTGGTQTAPPYLAVLAALSALFLGSTGFALTLLLVCSVPLAGVTAYFASRPLTESRLLRAWASVAYAFLPAATGALATGRLGTAVLAILLPLIARAAVSAYGLRSGAGGVSRGGDEDDEWQEKPETPVRGSWRATWAYAFLLTLVTAFTPVAWPLAVVLGIGVLVLRRGDLAAYGVRVLAALGTPLLILAPWSLSLLTDPSALLREAGLEFGTGSASALDLLGMSPGGPKTVGGIVLLGVVLAALAALLRGERQFAVRAAWVVAVVGLVFSVVTDNSGWAGPATLVYGLALIAAAVVGAEGARERVTALSFGWRQPVAALIALAAAVAPLLSVFGWMISGAAGPLERRDPVQVPAFVAEESITRDQPRTLVLDGTTTAEVSYALVRGSGSRLGDAELTASGGSDQGLDKVVANLVAGSGADQTQQLSGYAIRYVLVRDGAPREMGRVLDATPGLSRLSQLDGSALWRVDRQISRATIVNGIDGANSANSANSANSANSAAGGEPLAVAAGPVEAHTTVPAGPAGRVLRIADRAAEGWQATLDGKPLVKQTVDGWAQGFELPAAGGRLDLTYEDPITHTAWIWAQGALAVVLLVLALPGRRREIDDDLPEEELAVPAQAVEGEGRRARRLRAAAEAEGETPGGTDAADAADTGETPDRLDLPEQRRPGQEPGGVPDVPPVPAAPPGPDPYAAVPQQQAYGEWDGQAYVEPQYAAYQGDQYQGESYPAGQYQGDQYQQPYQPYPDQQAYPDPQGYPDQRQYGDQQYPAQPYPDQQAYPDQQPDPYQQGTYEEGQQPPPYDPALYDPYGYGQQPSPEGPDNERRPRPDGSTDQ, from the coding sequence ATGTCCCCCACCAACGCCGCGTTCGTTCCCGCCACCGCACCCGAGTTCCCGCGTCACGTCGTGACCGCGGTGCTCGTCGCCCATGACGGTGCGCGCTGGCTGCCCGACGCCCTCGCCGGGCTGCTGGGCCAGGAACGTCCCGTACAGAACGTCATGGCCGCCGACACCGGCAGCGCCGACGACTCCGCCCAGCTGCTCACCGAGTCACTCGGCGACGACCGGGTGCTGCATCTGGCCCGCAGGTCCGGATTCGGTACGGCGGTCGAGGAGGCCGTGCACGCCGCGGGGACGCTCACCCCCGACGACCTGCCGTACCTGAAGCGGCCCAGCGGCTGGGACCCCGAGACGAGAACCTGGCGCGACGACACGTACGACCTGCCGGAACTGCCCCACGGCGAACCGGTCCAGTGGCTCTGGCTCCTCCACGACGACTGCGCGCCCGACCCCGGCGCCCTCGCCGAACTGCTGCGCGTCGCCGACTCCGACCAGTACGCCGCGATCGTCGGCCCCAAGCTCCGCGGCTGGTACGACCGCAAGCAGCTGCTGGAAGTCGGCGTCTCCATCGCGAACAGCGGACGCCGCTGGACCGGGCTCGACCGCCGCGAACAGGACCAGGGCCAGCACGACCAGGTCCGTACCGTCCTCTCCGTCTCCAGCGCCGGCATGCTCATCAGACGCGACGTCTGGGACGAACTCGGCGGCTTCGACCGCGCCCTCCCGCTCATGCGCGACGACGTCGACCTCTGCTGGCGCGCGCACGCCGCCGGACACCGCGTGCTCGTCGCCCCCGACGCCGTCATGCGGCACGCGGAGGCCGCCGCCAGGGAGCGCCGTACGGTCGACTGCGCGGGACGCTCCGTCGTCAACCCGCACCGCGTCGACAAGGCCGGCGCCGTCTACACGATGCTCGTCAACGCGCGGGCCGCCGTCCTCCCCTTCGTGTTCTTCCGGCTGGTCCTCGGCACCCTGCTCCGTACCGTCGCCTATCTCGTGGGCAAGGTGCCGGGCCAGGCCGTCGACGAGGTCATGGGGCTCTTCGGCACCCTCCTGCGCCCCGGACGGATTCTGAGCGCCCGGCGCGCGCGGGGCAAAGGGGTCACCGAGGCCTCCGAACTGCGCCCCCTCTTCCCGCCCCCCGGCGCCACCATCCGCGCGACCGTCGAACAGATCGCCGGCAGCCTCGGCCGGGACACCGACACCGACGCGGGCGGCTCACGCCACGGCGTCGTGGAGTCGGGACCCGGGGGCGAGGACGCCGACTTCATGGAGGTCGAGCAGTTCGCCCGCCTCAAGAAGCTGGCCCACAAGCCGGGACCCGTACTCTTCGCGATCCTCCTGCTCGTCTCGCTCGTCGCCTGCCGCTCGCTGCTCGGCGGCGGAGCGCTGGCCGGCGGCGCCCTGCTGCCCGCCCCCGGTGACGTCTCGGACCTCTGGTCCCGGTACGCGGACGGCTGGCACCCGGTCGGTACGGGCGGCACGCAGACCGCGCCGCCCTACCTCGCCGTCCTGGCCGCCCTCTCCGCGCTCTTCCTCGGCTCCACCGGCTTCGCGCTGACACTCCTGCTCGTCTGCTCGGTGCCACTGGCCGGCGTCACCGCCTACTTCGCCTCCCGGCCCCTCACCGAGTCGCGGCTCCTGCGGGCCTGGGCGAGCGTCGCGTACGCCTTCCTGCCCGCCGCGACCGGCGCCCTGGCCACCGGGCGGCTCGGCACGGCCGTGCTGGCGATCCTGCTGCCCCTGATCGCCCGCGCGGCGGTCAGCGCGTACGGACTGCGGTCCGGCGCGGGCGGCGTCTCGCGAGGCGGCGACGAGGACGACGAGTGGCAGGAGAAGCCGGAGACTCCGGTACGGGGCAGCTGGCGCGCCACCTGGGCGTACGCCTTCCTGCTGACGCTCGTGACCGCCTTCACCCCCGTCGCCTGGCCGCTGGCCGTGGTGCTCGGCATCGGCGTCCTGGTGCTGCGGCGCGGCGACCTTGCCGCGTACGGCGTCCGCGTCCTCGCCGCGCTCGGCACCCCCCTCCTGATCCTGGCGCCCTGGTCCCTCTCCCTGCTGACCGACCCCTCCGCCTTGCTGCGGGAAGCGGGCCTGGAGTTCGGTACGGGATCGGCCTCCGCCCTCGATCTGCTCGGGATGAGCCCCGGCGGCCCGAAGACGGTCGGCGGGATCGTGCTCCTCGGCGTCGTCCTGGCCGCGCTCGCCGCCCTGCTGCGCGGCGAGCGGCAGTTCGCCGTCCGCGCGGCCTGGGTCGTCGCGGTCGTCGGGCTGGTCTTCTCCGTCGTCACCGACAACTCCGGCTGGGCGGGACCCGCCACCCTCGTCTACGGCCTCGCGCTGATCGCCGCCGCCGTCGTCGGCGCGGAGGGGGCGCGCGAACGGGTCACCGCCCTGAGCTTCGGCTGGCGCCAGCCCGTCGCCGCGCTGATCGCCCTCGCGGCGGCCGTCGCCCCCCTGCTGTCGGTCTTCGGCTGGATGATCAGCGGCGCCGCGGGACCGCTGGAGCGCCGCGACCCGGTCCAGGTGCCCGCGTTCGTCGCCGAGGAGTCCATCACCCGCGACCAGCCCCGCACCCTCGTCCTCGACGGCACCACCACCGCCGAGGTCTCGTACGCCCTGGTCCGTGGCTCCGGCAGCCGCCTCGGCGACGCCGAGCTGACCGCGTCGGGCGGCAGCGACCAGGGACTCGACAAGGTCGTCGCGAACCTGGTCGCGGGGTCGGGCGCCGACCAGACCCAGCAGCTCAGCGGGTACGCGATCCGCTATGTGCTGGTACGGGACGGCGCGCCGCGCGAGATGGGCCGCGTCCTCGACGCCACGCCGGGTCTGAGCCGGCTGAGCCAGCTGGACGGCAGCGCGCTGTGGCGTGTCGACCGGCAGATCTCGCGGGCCACGATCGTCAACGGCATCGACGGCGCCAACAGCGCCAACAGCGCCAACAGCGCCAACAGCGCGAACAGCGCGGCCGGCGGCGAACCGCTGGCCGTGGCCGCGGGCCCGGTCGAGGCGCACACCACCGTCCCGGCGGGCCCGGCGGGACGCGTGCTGCGCATCGCGGACCGCGCGGCCGAGGGCTGGCAGGCGACCCTCGACGGGAAGCCCCTGGTCAAGCAGACCGTCGACGGCTGGGCGCAGGGCTTCGAACTGCCCGCCGCAGGGGGCCGCCTCGACCTCACGTACGAGGACCCGATCACCCACACCGCGTGGATCTGGGCGCAGGGCGCGCTCGCCGTGGTCCTGCTGGTGCTCGCCCTGCCGGGGCGCCGCCGGGAGATCGACGACGACCTGCCCGAGGAGGAACTCGCGGTCCCGGCGCAGGCGGTCGAGGGCGAGGGCCGCAGGGCGCGCAGGCTGCGGGCGGCGGCGGAGGCCGAGGGGGAGACCCCCGGCGGGACGGACGCGGCGGACGCGGCCGACACCGGGGAGACGCCCGACCGGCTCGATCTGCCGGAGCAGCGGCGGCCGGGCCAGGAGCCGGGAGGCGTGCCCGACGTACCTCCGGTGCCCGCCGCGCCTCCCGGCCCCGACCCGTACGCGGCCGTGCCGCAGCAGCAGGCGTACGGCGAGTGGGACGGCCAGGCGTACGTGGAACCGCAGTACGCGGCCTACCAGGGCGACCAGTACCAGGGCGAGTCCTACCCGGCCGGCCAGTACCAGGGCGACCAGTACCAGCAGCCGTACCAGCCCTACCCGGACCAGCAGGCGTACCCCGACCCGCAGGGGTACCCGGACCAGCGGCAGTACGGGGACCAGCAGTACCCCGCCCAGCCGTACCCGGACCAGCAGGCCTATCCCGACCAGCAGCCGGACCCGTACCAGCAGGGAACGTACGAGGAGGGGCAGCAGCCCCCGCCGTACGACCCGGCTCTCTACGACCCGTACGGCTACGGGCAGCAGCCGTCCCCCGAGGGCCCTGACAACGAGCGGCGTCCGCGCCCCGACGGGAGCACCGACCAGTGA
- a CDS encoding DUF5719 family protein, with the protein MNRTTLSLIAAATALAAVTGFAFLSAPADDGRTAATATPKLLPVERTSLVCPAPSVSDLADTTYTSFTPAGDTPGGSTASTAELAASSVTSADPDAAATDDKKDDTNKDDTNKAGDKKAGDKKADAPAKAFLTVKAPGAPVSKTADGADTPALVGTATGRLAPGWTTQQSTVDSVGGARGLLGLSCTAPDTDFWFPGASTDKSRQDYVHLTNPDDSAAVVDIELYGKNGALKSEAGEGIPVPARSSVPVLLSTLTPEASEDVTVHVSTRTGRVGAAVRAADDTAGSDWLTTSAAPAGTLVLPGIPADATDVRLVAFAPGAEDADLKVQLAGADGTITPAGKESLHVKSKMTASLDLADVTKGEAGSLILSPAQSNSPTPVVAALRVVRGKGSDQEIAFIPATGPITARASVADNRAKGSTLSLTAPGEAAKVKVVASAGSGGGEPAEKTYTVKAGTTLDVTPPVPGGLKGQYALTVEPQSGGPVHAARMLALPEDGVPMFTVQTLPDGRGTVYVPTAKEDLSILGD; encoded by the coding sequence GTGAACCGTACGACTCTCTCCCTGATCGCGGCCGCGACCGCCCTGGCGGCGGTCACCGGATTCGCCTTCCTGTCCGCCCCGGCCGACGACGGGAGGACGGCGGCGACGGCGACGCCGAAGCTGCTCCCTGTGGAGCGGACCAGCCTGGTCTGCCCCGCGCCGAGCGTCTCGGACCTCGCGGACACGACGTACACCTCTTTCACCCCGGCGGGTGACACGCCGGGCGGGAGCACGGCGAGCACGGCCGAACTGGCCGCGTCCTCCGTCACGTCGGCGGACCCGGACGCCGCCGCGACGGATGACAAGAAGGACGATACGAATAAGGACGATACGAACAAGGCCGGGGACAAGAAGGCCGGGGACAAGAAGGCCGACGCGCCGGCGAAGGCGTTCCTCACCGTGAAGGCGCCCGGCGCCCCCGTCTCCAAGACCGCGGACGGCGCCGACACCCCGGCCCTGGTCGGCACGGCCACCGGCCGCCTCGCCCCCGGCTGGACCACCCAACAGTCCACCGTGGACTCGGTGGGCGGCGCGCGCGGCCTGCTCGGGCTGTCCTGCACCGCGCCCGACACCGACTTCTGGTTCCCCGGGGCCAGTACGGACAAGTCCCGGCAGGACTACGTCCACCTCACCAACCCGGACGACAGCGCCGCCGTGGTCGACATCGAGCTGTACGGGAAGAACGGCGCGCTCAAGTCCGAGGCGGGCGAGGGCATTCCGGTACCGGCCCGCTCCAGCGTCCCGGTGCTGCTCTCCACGCTGACCCCGGAGGCGTCCGAGGACGTGACCGTCCACGTCAGCACCCGTACCGGCCGGGTCGGCGCCGCGGTCCGCGCGGCCGACGACACAGCGGGCAGCGACTGGCTGACGACCTCCGCCGCCCCCGCGGGCACGCTGGTGCTCCCGGGCATCCCGGCGGACGCGACCGACGTCCGGCTGGTGGCCTTCGCGCCCGGCGCGGAGGACGCGGACCTCAAGGTCCAACTGGCGGGCGCCGACGGCACGATCACCCCGGCCGGCAAGGAGAGCCTGCACGTCAAGTCGAAGATGACGGCGTCGCTCGACCTGGCCGACGTCACCAAGGGCGAAGCCGGTTCGCTGATCCTCAGCCCGGCGCAGAGCAACAGTCCGACTCCGGTGGTCGCGGCCCTGCGGGTCGTACGGGGCAAGGGCAGCGACCAGGAGATCGCGTTCATCCCCGCGACCGGTCCCATCACGGCCCGCGCGAGTGTGGCCGACAACCGCGCGAAGGGCTCCACGCTCTCCCTGACCGCGCCGGGGGAGGCGGCGAAGGTGAAGGTCGTCGCCTCGGCCGGCAGCGGCGGGGGCGAACCGGCCGAGAAGACGTACACCGTCAAGGCGGGTACGACCCTGGACGTCACGCCGCCGGTGCCGGGCGGGCTCAAGGGCCAGTACGCGCTGACGGTCGAGCCGCAGTCGGGCGGCCCTGTCCACGCGGCGCGCATGCTGGCGCTGCCGGAGGACGGCGTTCCGATGTTCACGGTGCAGACGCTGCCGGACGGCCGGGGGACGGTGTACGTACCGACGGCCAAGGAGGATCTGTCGATCCTCGGGGACTAG
- a CDS encoding TetR/AcrR family transcriptional regulator translates to MPRTSPSGEVPARGKRADAQRNQRTLLTAAAEVFVTSGVDAPIREITARAGVGLGTIYRHFPTRADLVVAVYRHQVEACAEAGPSLLESAGSPLAALRQWVDLFVDFLVTKHGLANALQSDSAGFDALHTYFLDHLVPVCGQLLDAAVGAGEIRPGTQPYELMRGVGNLCVGRDSDPRYDPRRLVGLLLRGLESPRQS, encoded by the coding sequence GTGCCCCGTACGAGCCCGTCAGGCGAGGTCCCGGCCCGCGGCAAGCGGGCCGACGCGCAGCGCAACCAGCGGACGCTGCTCACCGCGGCCGCCGAGGTGTTCGTCACCTCGGGCGTCGACGCGCCGATCCGCGAGATCACGGCCAGGGCGGGCGTCGGGCTGGGAACGATCTACCGCCACTTCCCCACGCGGGCGGACCTGGTTGTGGCCGTCTACCGCCATCAGGTCGAAGCGTGCGCCGAGGCCGGGCCGAGCCTGCTGGAGAGCGCCGGCTCTCCGCTCGCGGCCCTGCGTCAGTGGGTCGACCTCTTCGTGGATTTCCTCGTCACGAAACACGGGCTCGCCAACGCCCTGCAATCGGACAGCGCCGGCTTCGACGCGTTGCACACGTACTTCCTCGACCATCTGGTGCCCGTCTGCGGGCAGTTGCTCGACGCGGCGGTCGGCGCCGGCGAGATCAGGCCGGGTACGCAGCCCTACGAGCTGATGCGCGGGGTCGGCAACCTCTGCGTCGGACGGGACAGCGATCCGCGCTACGACCCGCGCCGGCTGGTCGGCCTGCTCCTCCGGGGGCTGGAGAGCCCCCGACAGTCCTGA
- a CDS encoding alpha/beta hydrolase family protein, with amino-acid sequence MSTPTYAPAFPPGLLGPPAPVLSVSPVVLPVPGRPVDLEVRVSAPVTGNDLPVVLLSHGQGFSNHLSSLNGYAPLVNFWAAHGFVVVQPTHLSSRTLDLDPGTPGAPMFWRSRVEDMKRVLDGFDAIEAAVPLLAGRLDRSRVAVAGHSMGGHTASLLLGARLTDPDDGTEVDLADARITAGVLLAAPGRGGDALTGFVTENYPFFSTADFSAMTTPTLVVAGDRDTSTHLTVAGADWHVDPYALSPGRKSLLTLFGAEHGLGGISGYDVAETTDENPGRVSAVQRLTWAYLRTALHPGDSAWQAARDALEADPAPVGRIESKEAEAGA; translated from the coding sequence ATGAGCACCCCGACGTACGCACCCGCGTTCCCTCCCGGCCTCCTCGGCCCGCCCGCCCCCGTCCTCTCGGTCAGCCCGGTGGTGCTGCCGGTCCCCGGCCGCCCCGTGGATCTGGAGGTACGGGTCTCCGCCCCCGTGACCGGAAACGATCTGCCGGTCGTCCTCCTCTCGCACGGCCAGGGCTTCTCGAACCACCTCTCCTCGCTGAACGGCTACGCCCCCCTCGTCAACTTCTGGGCGGCGCACGGCTTTGTCGTGGTCCAGCCGACCCACCTCAGCTCACGGACGCTGGACCTGGACCCCGGCACTCCGGGGGCGCCCATGTTCTGGCGTTCACGGGTCGAGGACATGAAGCGGGTGCTGGACGGGTTCGACGCGATCGAGGCCGCCGTCCCGTTGCTCGCCGGGCGCCTGGACCGGAGCAGGGTCGCCGTGGCCGGCCACTCCATGGGCGGGCACACCGCGAGCCTGCTGCTGGGCGCCCGGCTCACCGATCCGGACGACGGTACGGAGGTGGACCTCGCCGACGCCCGGATCACGGCGGGTGTCCTGCTCGCCGCGCCCGGCAGGGGCGGCGACGCCCTCACGGGGTTCGTGACCGAGAACTACCCCTTCTTCTCGACCGCTGACTTCTCGGCGATGACGACGCCCACGCTGGTGGTCGCCGGCGACCGGGACACCTCCACCCACCTGACGGTCGCGGGCGCGGACTGGCACGTCGACCCGTACGCCCTCTCCCCGGGCCGCAAGTCCCTGCTCACGCTCTTCGGCGCGGAGCACGGGCTGGGCGGGATCTCCGGTTATGACGTCGCCGAGACGACGGACGAGAACCCCGGTCGGGTGTCGGCGGTCCAGCGGCTCACCTGGGCGTACCTCCGCACCGCACTCCACCCCGGGGATTCCGCGTGGCAGGCGGCGCGGGACGCGCTGGAGGCGGATCCGGCCCCGGTGGGACGTATCGAGTCCAAGGAGGCGGAGGCCGGAGCATGA
- a CDS encoding metallopeptidase family protein: protein MDSPVPPRPTEPRPRRRDRHGRGMRGPVAPPQVPLSASRSETFRDLVRDSVDRLERRWPQLAEVEFLVLDVPGTQDESVPLGSSVSAGKDHPARIMVYRRPVEIRTKNRDERALLVHEVVVEQVAELLGLAPESVDPRYGQE from the coding sequence ATGGACAGTCCTGTACCGCCCCGCCCGACCGAGCCCCGGCCGCGCCGCCGCGACCGCCACGGCCGAGGCATGCGTGGGCCCGTCGCCCCGCCCCAGGTGCCCCTCTCCGCCAGCCGCTCGGAGACGTTCCGTGATCTCGTACGGGACTCCGTGGACCGGCTGGAACGGCGCTGGCCCCAGCTGGCCGAGGTCGAGTTCCTGGTCCTGGACGTGCCCGGCACGCAGGACGAGTCCGTACCCCTCGGGAGTTCGGTCTCGGCGGGCAAGGACCATCCGGCGCGGATCATGGTCTACCGGCGCCCGGTGGAGATCCGCACCAAGAACCGCGACGAGCGCGCGCTCCTGGTCCACGAGGTGGTGGTGGAGCAGGTCGCCGAACTGCTGGGCCTGGCGCCGGAATCCGTGGATCCACGGTACGGGCAGGAATGA